A section of the Mycobacterium sp. 3519A genome encodes:
- a CDS encoding polysaccharide deacetylase family protein — MTRRAALTYGGTELTRRHFLAGLSVATLAGVGLARCTVNGQPRVAQAASAPAPAVVNRFPLPGGGELSSLPGDGDLLALTLDDGVNSDVVRAYTHFAKDTGVRLTYFVNGRYASWTENKDLLRPLVESGQIQLGNHTWAHPDLATLPKDQVIDQLRRNHQFLTREYGVDARPYFRPPYGSHNPVVDGIAAELGYTVPTMWSGSLEDQNIIAETEIVKMADKYFNPQAIVIGHLNHLPVTHVYDQLVDVIRSRQLRTVTLDDVFVRPQQQD, encoded by the coding sequence ATGACCCGCCGCGCAGCGCTCACTTATGGTGGCACCGAGTTAACTCGGCGCCACTTTCTTGCGGGCCTGTCGGTGGCGACCCTCGCCGGTGTCGGTCTGGCGCGGTGCACCGTGAACGGACAACCGCGCGTCGCGCAGGCGGCATCGGCACCGGCGCCGGCGGTCGTCAACCGGTTCCCTCTGCCAGGCGGCGGCGAGTTGAGCAGCCTTCCCGGCGACGGCGACCTGCTGGCGTTGACGTTGGACGACGGCGTCAACTCCGATGTGGTGCGGGCATATACCCACTTCGCAAAGGACACCGGCGTGCGGTTGACGTACTTCGTCAACGGGCGATACGCGTCGTGGACCGAGAACAAGGACCTGCTGCGGCCGCTCGTCGAGTCCGGCCAGATCCAACTCGGCAACCACACCTGGGCGCATCCGGACCTGGCGACGCTGCCGAAAGATCAAGTGATAGACCAACTTCGGCGTAATCACCAGTTTCTGACCCGCGAATACGGGGTGGACGCGCGGCCCTATTTCCGGCCGCCGTACGGCAGCCATAATCCGGTGGTCGACGGCATCGCCGCCGAACTCGGCTACACCGTGCCCACGATGTGGTCCGGTTCGTTGGAGGACCAGAACATCATCGCGGAGACCGAGATCGTCAAGATGGCCGACAAGTACTTCAACCCGCAGGCGATCGTGATCGGGCACCTCAACCATCTACCAGTGACGCACGTCTACGACCAACTGGTCGATGTGATCCGGTCCCGTCAGTTGCGCACGGTCACCCTCGACGACGTGTTCGTCAGGCCGCAGCAGCAAGACTGA
- a CDS encoding LLM class F420-dependent oxidoreductase, with the protein MRFAFKTSPQNTTWSDMLAVWQAADDIDVYESGWTFDHFYPIFSDSSGPCLEGWTTLTALAQATKRLRVGVLVTGIHYRHPAVLANMAAALDIVSNGRLELGIGAGWNEEESGAYGIELGTIKERFDRFEEACEVLTSLLSKDTTTFNGKYYQLKDARNEPKGPQQPHPPICIGGSGEKRTLRITAKYAQHWNFVGGSPEEFARKRDVLAAHCADIGRDPKEIMMSSHIRLSENHLEHNSPTDFGYAIEEAAALGKEGLDLAIIYLPTPHTPTVLEPLAEAIRDSGLLTSKDNGR; encoded by the coding sequence GTGAGATTCGCCTTCAAGACATCCCCGCAGAACACCACGTGGTCGGACATGCTCGCCGTCTGGCAGGCCGCGGACGACATCGACGTCTACGAGTCGGGTTGGACCTTCGACCACTTCTATCCGATCTTCTCGGACTCCTCCGGACCGTGCCTGGAGGGTTGGACCACGTTGACGGCACTGGCGCAGGCCACCAAGCGCCTCCGCGTCGGCGTCCTGGTGACCGGCATCCACTACCGGCATCCCGCGGTGCTGGCCAACATGGCCGCAGCACTCGACATCGTCTCGAACGGCCGGCTCGAACTCGGCATCGGCGCGGGCTGGAACGAAGAGGAATCCGGCGCGTACGGCATCGAACTCGGCACCATCAAGGAGCGCTTCGACCGCTTCGAGGAAGCGTGCGAGGTGCTCACCAGCCTGTTGAGCAAGGACACCACGACGTTCAACGGCAAGTACTACCAACTCAAGGACGCCCGCAACGAACCGAAGGGCCCGCAGCAGCCGCATCCCCCGATCTGCATCGGCGGCAGCGGTGAGAAACGCACGCTGCGTATCACCGCGAAATACGCCCAGCACTGGAATTTCGTCGGTGGGTCACCCGAGGAGTTCGCGCGCAAGCGTGACGTGCTCGCGGCGCACTGCGCGGACATCGGCCGCGATCCCAAAGAGATCATGATGTCTTCGCACATCCGGCTGAGCGAGAACCACCTCGAGCACAACAGCCCGACCGACTTCGGCTACGCCATTGAGGAAGCCGCCGCGCTCGGAAAAGAGGGCTTGGATCTGGCGATCATCTACCTGCCGACGCCGCACACCCCCACGGTGCTCGAGCCGCTCGCCGAGGCGATCAGGGACTCGGGGCTGCTCACCAGCAAAGACAATGGACGATAA
- a CDS encoding glutamate synthase subunit beta, with the protein MPDPKGFLKYTKRETPQRRPVPLRLLDWKEVYEDFSHDVLREQASRCMDCGIPFCHNGCPLGNLIPEWNDLVRNDRWRDAIERLHATNNFPEFTGRLCPAPCEGSCVLGINQDPVTIKQVEVEIIDNAFDQGWVVPLAPTKTTGKTVAVVGSGPAGLAAAQQLTRAGHTVTVFERDDRIGGLLRYGIPEFKMEKRHIDRRLEQMEAEGTRFRAGVNVGIDITAAQLRSEFDAVVLAGGATAWRDLPIPGRQLDGIHQAMEFLPWANRVQQGDPVVDDNGLPPIHAKDKKVIIIGGGDTGADCLGTVHRHGAASVHQFEIMPRPPEERAASTPWPVYPLMFRVSSAHEEGGERVYSVNTEEFVGSDGHVTGLRGHEVEMKDGKFVKVEGTDFEMEADLVLLAMGFVGPQREGLLTDLGVEINARGNVARDADFATSVPGVFVAGDMGRGQSLIVWAIAEGRAAAAGVDRYLMGETALPAPIKPTAVPQR; encoded by the coding sequence ATGCCTGATCCGAAGGGCTTCCTCAAGTACACCAAACGCGAGACCCCGCAACGGCGGCCGGTCCCGCTGCGACTGCTGGACTGGAAAGAGGTCTACGAGGACTTCTCCCACGACGTACTGCGCGAGCAGGCCAGCCGATGCATGGACTGCGGTATCCCGTTCTGCCACAACGGTTGTCCGCTCGGCAACCTGATTCCCGAGTGGAACGACCTGGTGCGCAACGACCGCTGGCGCGACGCGATCGAGCGCCTGCACGCCACCAACAACTTCCCGGAGTTCACCGGCAGGCTGTGCCCGGCGCCGTGTGAGGGTTCCTGCGTGCTCGGCATCAACCAGGACCCGGTGACCATCAAGCAGGTCGAGGTCGAGATCATCGACAACGCCTTCGACCAGGGCTGGGTGGTGCCGCTGGCGCCGACCAAGACGACCGGGAAGACCGTCGCCGTCGTCGGCTCGGGCCCCGCCGGGTTGGCCGCCGCGCAGCAGTTGACCCGCGCGGGCCACACCGTCACGGTGTTCGAGCGCGACGACCGCATCGGCGGTCTACTGCGCTACGGCATCCCCGAATTCAAGATGGAGAAGCGCCACATCGACCGGCGCCTGGAGCAGATGGAGGCCGAAGGCACCCGGTTCCGTGCCGGCGTGAACGTCGGCATCGACATCACCGCGGCGCAGTTGCGCTCCGAGTTCGACGCCGTGGTGCTCGCGGGCGGCGCGACGGCATGGCGTGACCTGCCGATCCCCGGCCGCCAACTGGACGGCATCCACCAGGCGATGGAGTTCCTGCCGTGGGCCAACCGGGTGCAGCAGGGCGATCCGGTGGTCGACGACAACGGCCTGCCGCCGATCCACGCCAAGGACAAGAAGGTCATCATCATCGGTGGCGGCGATACCGGCGCGGACTGCCTTGGCACCGTGCACCGGCACGGCGCCGCCAGCGTGCACCAGTTCGAGATCATGCCCCGCCCGCCGGAGGAGCGCGCAGCGTCGACTCCCTGGCCGGTGTACCCGTTGATGTTCCGGGTGTCGTCGGCCCACGAGGAAGGCGGCGAGCGCGTCTACTCGGTCAACACCGAGGAATTCGTCGGTAGCGACGGGCACGTCACCGGATTGCGCGGCCACGAGGTCGAGATGAAGGACGGCAAGTTCGTCAAGGTCGAAGGCACCGACTTCGAGATGGAAGCCGATCTGGTGCTGCTCGCGATGGGCTTCGTCGGCCCGCAGCGCGAAGGCCTGCTCACCGATCTCGGCGTGGAAATCAACGCGCGTGGCAACGTCGCGCGCGATGCCGACTTCGCGACGTCGGTGCCAGGTGTGTTCGTGGCAGGCGACATGGGCCGCGGTCAGTCGCTGATCGTGTGGGCAATCGCCGAAGGCCGTGCGGCCGCCGCCGGGGTGGACCGTTATCTGATGGGCGAGACGGCGCTTCCTGCGCCGATCAAGCCCACCGCGGTGCCGCAGCGCTGA